The Primulina eburnea isolate SZY01 chromosome 18, ASM2296580v1, whole genome shotgun sequence genome segment CAAGGTTTCCCCTCTTCCTCAGCTCTTATCTTTTCAGGATGTTCATGAAGAAAAACCCAAGACTGGTTTTGATTCCCTGGCATCGGCTGGATTGGTGTCCATAACAACTACTGAAGCTTTTGACTCCAATCACAATCCGTACTCTGGTGTCATGCAGGTTTGCATCATCGATTTATGTCTATACAGAATTGTATACATGTTTTGTTACCATAACTGATTCAAAAGTTTTGAGAGAGATTGCTTTTGTGCTTTTGTGCGTAGACTTTTATTGTTATTTACGGTGTTCACTGTTCAGAAAAATGTCATTCCTGAAAAGCAAGCGGGACCTTGGTACAGGATGACTACATATCCTGCAAAGCACCTTGACTCACGTACTATCCATCGATCTGTTCTTAATCAAGAAAATGTGACAGTTTCACCTGCCGGACTGCACCTGATAAGCTCGGCAAACCCACAGCCTCTTGCAAGAATTTCAATGGCTCATCCCATCCAAGCTATTCCTTCTAGCATCCCTGTCGTGGGAACCACAGATTTAAGGTATGATAGAGACATCGAGGTAGAACCTTAACATAAGAACGAGAATGTGAATCTTACTGAGAGGAAAACAACTAAATGTTTGAATCAATATGGATTTGTTCGGCAGAAATATTCCTAAGATCTCAACCGCCCCAGCTCAGTTGACCATATTCTACGCCGGTTCAGTGTGTGTATATGACAATATATCTCCCCAGAAGGTGCGCCATCTGATATCTCATTAGTTTCAACATTTTCTTTTCTTGATTTTGTGAGATTAATTTTGTTCGGTGGATGCAGGCTCAAGCGATCATGCTATTAGCTGGAAATGGGCCTCCCACGCCTTCAAGCACAACTCTTCCGGTAACCCCAGTTCAAGCATCCATGACTCAGTCTTCTGTTTTTGATGGATTTGTTGTGAGCCAACCATATGGCTCAACACCCTACCATTCAGGGCCCATACCCATAACAGCTCTTAGCATTTCTCACTCTGCTGGTGGGTCTGCTATCAACAGAACTACTGTAAATCCAGGAGTTACCTTACCTTCTTCCAGTAAAATAGGGCCTGTGAAAGTTCTCAACTCGTTAGGATCTGATCCTGCTAATGCTACCTTACTTTCAAGTAATTTCGGTTTTCTTTTTTATTCACATTTTCTTCAATTTGTATGatactgtttatttatttattcatgaaATTACCATATTTAATCATATTTCATCGCGTTCAGGCACCGTGCCTCAGTTTCGCCGGAAATCTTTGGCTCGGTTTTTAGAGAAACGCAAGGAAAGGTACTCTCCGTCTTTTGCATGCTGCTAACTTATTATTGTTGCATAATTCTCAGCACTCAACTCAATGTGTTCCAAGCTGAATGATTCACATTGCTGAATCCAGGGTAATCGCTCAAGCCCCATATTCAGACAACCAATCCTCAGATAGGGACATTCCCGAAGCTGGTAACACAAGCATTTCTGTTAACTCTAGAGTCTCGTGTTCTGCGCCAGCTAACTGTTGATCTAGCCAAGTTCAGTGAATATTAAGTACATAGAAGCAACCTACTATACTTTTCATATTGATATATTTGCCTTCAATGCGGCATTCTTTGTTGCCATTGTACCTCTTAATTATTGTAGTtaagtttcttttttttttttttggtattttattacaACCATCAAATTATCATAATGAATAATGAAATTGCTATCATATTTGAATTAGCTAGCTCAATGTGCATCAATAAAAGATAGCTCGTCTGCAAACTAACAAATATAGTTGCAAAACAAGCCGCCGACTTTGATATATTTACTCAAACTATGAACAAACATGTCAAAAGTGGCGGAGCCATGTATATCCGGGCtggctcaatttttttttaaaaaaatttatatgtaaattttggaataatatgatattagtctgggtagatcaatttaaaatattaaaaagatcgtatttattattaaatatgaaCATAGCCATGTGTTCCACTTACCCTTGAAGATAAGCGACTCCAGGGTTTCCAAGGCAATCCAGGTTGTCAGGAGCAATCTCCAACAAAGAAGAAAATACAGTGATAGCACTCTACGGAAGACCAGGAGTAGTGTTAGTTTTTATATCTTACAATAAACGCCTACATTAGCTTGTCGATGCAAAAATCTTTATATTTGCAGCTGCGAGTGGGGGTGGGCGCGGGTTGAGTACCCGACAACTCGGGTAGTAAAATTTACCGTCCGACACCAACCTGATCATGTCGGATACCCgaacaaaaaaaaacaatttttttaattatttttttgaaaaatatatgtatttttaacATTTCACAAAAAATATGTCATTATATCACTTTATGATTAGTCATTTGTCATTATATAGGGTTATGATTATGCACAAAAAAaaccatttatttttaattgaataGACGGATAAACC includes the following:
- the LOC140819492 gene encoding protein TIFY 6B-like isoform X1 → MERNFMGLAVKSETTGEIDDSAPVRSLAMQWSFSNKVSPLPQLLSFQDVHEEKPKTGFDSLASAGLVSITTTEAFDSNHNPYSGVMQKNVIPEKQAGPWYRMTTYPAKHLDSRTIHRSVLNQENVTVSPAGLHLISSANPQPLARISMAHPIQAIPSSIPVVGTTDLRNIPKISTAPAQLTIFYAGSVCVYDNISPQKAQAIMLLAGNGPPTPSSTTLPVTPVQASMTQSSVFDGFVVSQPYGSTPYHSGPIPITALSISHSAGGSAINRTTVNPGVTLPSSSKIGPVKVLNSLGSDPANATLLSSTVPQFRRKSLARFLEKRKERVIAQAPYSDNQSSDRDIPEAGNTSISVNSRVSCSAPANC
- the LOC140819492 gene encoding protein TIFY 6B-like isoform X2 — protein: MQWSFSNKVSPLPQLLSFQDVHEEKPKTGFDSLASAGLVSITTTEAFDSNHNPYSGVMQKNVIPEKQAGPWYRMTTYPAKHLDSRTIHRSVLNQENVTVSPAGLHLISSANPQPLARISMAHPIQAIPSSIPVVGTTDLRNIPKISTAPAQLTIFYAGSVCVYDNISPQKAQAIMLLAGNGPPTPSSTTLPVTPVQASMTQSSVFDGFVVSQPYGSTPYHSGPIPITALSISHSAGGSAINRTTVNPGVTLPSSSKIGPVKVLNSLGSDPANATLLSSTVPQFRRKSLARFLEKRKERVIAQAPYSDNQSSDRDIPEAGNTSISVNSRVSCSAPANC